AAACTACTCGCACTGCCGGACTTCTGCGAGGTCTATCCCGCACACGGCGCCGGATCGCTCTGTGGCCGCGCTCTGGGCGCGAAGCGGACAAGCACGATCGGCTATGAACGGAGATATAATGCGGAACTGCAGATCGCCGACCGCGAGGAGTTCATCACATCGCTGACCACAGATATGCCTCCTGCGCCGGACCATTTCAGCCGCTGCAGCGCGATCAACCGCAGGGGACCGACTCTGATACGCGATCTTCCGATCCTCGCAGCGCTGGAGCCGAAACCGTTCTACGCGCGGTCGAAAGAGGACGACACGGTCGTTGTCGGTGTACGTAGTTACGATTCCTTCGGTGGGCAGCACGTACCAGGCGCGTTTCACATCGATTTTGCAGGTAATTTCGCCACCTTCGCCGGCTGGGTGCTGCCACCGGATTCTGACATCCTTCTGGTGACCGACAGCAGTGAGCAGGCAGCTGAGGTTGTCGTGTGGTTGCGCCGCGTGGGCCTTGATGAGGTCGTCGGTTACCTTGAGGGCGGCATGTTCGAGTGGGCGAAGACCGGCCTGCCTACAAGCTACGTGACGCAGTTATCGATCGATGCCTTCCATAAGAAGATAACGGGCGAGCGCAATCTGGCGCTCGTGGATGTCCGCTCGTCAAGTGAATATGCGGGCTATCATATCAAAGGTGCGATCAACATACCCGTGGCCGATCTTCGGACACGGTATACGGAGTTCGATCCGAGCGTTCCGACGTTTCTTATCTGCAACACCGGTCATCGCTCGAGTCTCGGCGTAAGCATTCTGAAGCAGCACGGATTTGAGGACGTTTATAACGTTGCGGGCGGCATGACGGGCTACAACGCCGCGGGTTACGGGCTCGAATGCACGGTCTGCACTATCCCGCACGGGCCGCGATTCCCGCAGGGACTCACAATCTGAGGTTAGGAGGGAGAAAGAAGAAACCATGGAGTATTTGATGCTGGAGCGCTGGTCTCCGTACATCGTTGGTATAGGCATCGGTATCTTGAGCTGGTTCGCGTTCCTGCTCTCCGATAAAGCGATTGGGTGCTCAACGGCATATGCACGCACGAGCGGGATGATCGAACGGCTCGTTCGCGGGAACAAGGTGCTGGAGAAGCAGTATTACAAGAAGTTTGCCCCGGTTGTCGATTGGGAATGGATGCTCGTTCTTGGTGTTGTGATCGGCGCGTTCATCTCCGCGAATCTCGGAGGCACGTTTCACGTGCTGTGGGTGCCGAGCCTGTGGGCTGCGAGCTTCGGGACGAATCCGGTGCTCCGCTGGCTCGTTGCGCTCATCGGCGGCATTCTCATGGGGCTCGGCGCACGCTGGGCCGGCGGCTGCACCAGCGGGCACGGAATCAGCGGTACGCTCCAATTAGCGGTCAGCAGCTGGCTCGCAGCCATCTGCTTCTTCATCGGTGGGATCGCGACGGCGATGCTCATCTTTTATGTTATCGGTTAGTTAGGAGGTATCAAGATGTTAACAAAACTACACGGTAAAAATAAAGTGCAACTGGTAATCGGGCTGCTGATTGGAATTGCATTCGGCTTCCTGCTCCAAAAAGGGGGTGTAACGGACTACAATGTCATCATCGGCCAGTTGCTCTTGACCGATTTCACCGTCGTCAAGATCATGCTCGCGGCCTCAATTACGGGCATGCTCGGCGTACACCTGCTCAGAAGTCTTGGATTGGCGCAGCTCCATCCCAAGCCCGGCTCTATCGGGGCTTCGGTGATTGGCGGGCTCATCTTCGGCGTCGGTTTTGCTGTCCTCGGCTACTGTCCGGGTACGGTCGCCGGAGCGGTCGGTCAGGGCGCGTTCGACGCGCTCTTCGGCGGTATCGTCGGGATACTGATCGGGTCAGGCCTGTTCGCCGCGCTCTATCCACAATTGCAGAAATCCGTACTGAACAAAGGCGACTTCGGCGCGATTACGCTCCCGGAGGTGCTCAAGGTGAATCAGTGGCTCATCGTCATCCCCGTTGCCATTGCCTTAACGGCACTGCTCTGGTGGATGGAGCACGTTGGATTGTAAAACTGGCGTGGATAAGATGTCACAGAGTAGCTAGCTAGACCCATACAGTGTACGTATTAGCGAGGTTCTTCGCTTCTTGCAGCGCTTCTTGCGCTTTTACTGTTAATTTATCAAACCTCAAAAAATCATCGCCAAAAGAAAGGGGAAGGTATTTTGCGTAAAGTTTTGCTTTGAGGGGGCTTTGCACCTAAAATGCTAATTTTTAATGTTTTTAGGTGCATAAGCTTGAAGTGATGCCAAATTCGTGCATCTCGTAGGCAGGTACACTAATAATTCGTTCGAAAGTAAGATATGAGGTAAGATAGAAGATGAAATGAAGCTAATAAGAATATAATCATCCCAAAAGTGTTATTCAGATCCTTAAAAAACAATAATTGATAACCATACAGAACTATTGGTATTTGGATAGCAGCCAATGTTTTAAAACTCCAAATTACAATAGTAGAATTATCTTCTAGTTTGATGCCATAATACAGCCAAATTGAACCAATAGCGAAGAGAACAAATAAAACAACTAAGTTTGACGAGATAATAGGAGACAAAATAAAGGATGTAAATGCAAAGATAATGGCTTGGATACCATACAATATTATTGCACGTCTCGAGGCAAATCTCGTTTCTATGAAGAGCGAATATACGAGCAGCGGTAATATCTCTAAAATGTAAACAAAAATGTAGGTTGAATTGGAAGCTATATAGGTCACCTTACCTCATTCCCACCGTACCGCATCCTGTCCATTAATTCCTGCTTCTTGCCCTCGTTCCAGCCGCTTACCGCTTGCAGATACCCGGTGATCCGCGATATGTAATCGAGATTATCCGAATTGCACTTCTCACACGCTTCCATCAGCCCCATCGTCACGTGCGCGCAATCTTTACAGACCGTCATATCCTTCGTAAACGCGTAATAGCCCGTCTGCGTATTCTCCGCGATCTTCATTGCCAAACTTTTCACTCCTCTTGGGTCGGGATAGCCCTCGCCCAAAAATATGTGCATGATATTCCCGCCGTCAACGATCGGGAAGAAGATATGCTCGGTCTTTATCCGCTCGGCGAGCGTGACGTCCGCATTCGGTGGCACGTGCGTGCCGTTCGTGTAATATATGGGCAGGTCACGGGTCTCATGGATACGTGCCAGCGCGCGCTCGACATCGCCGTTCACCACGCTCAGCGCCTTATCCCGGAACTCCTTGTTCAGAATGTCCGCAACGGCGAATCGCTGCACCACGGTCTCCGCCGGTGTCCTCGAAAAGCTGATTGTCATACCTTCTCGTTCCGATAGCTCCTTCGCGTACAGCTCCATCTCCGTCATCGCTCGTACCGCGAGCCGTAACGCGCCGTTATCCTCGTGCACCTGCTTCCCGTAATGGGACTGCACCATCTCGTTGATGCCCACCACGCCGATGATATACACCAGCTCGTCGAGATGAACCGCCATCGTCCCTTTCTCGCCCGTGTGCGGATCTTTCGGTCGTTGTGTCGCAAATGGCATGCGGCCGCTTTCGATGATCTGCTTCATCCAGCTCTTCTTCACCTTCAAAACCTCAACGGCGCAGTCCATCAGCCGTTTCAGTTCCGTAATCAGCTTATCATCATCGTGATCCGCACGGTACGCCGCTCGCGGACAGTTGAGCGTGATCACCTGCCAGCCGCCCATCGTGAAGTGCGCGCCGTTTCTGAAATACATCTTGTCCTTGAAGTCCGCATCCTCCGGCGAGGTCTTGAAACTGTATGCGCAGCACTGGTAGCACGAAACACCTTCGCCCGCGCCCCGATACTCTGGGATCTTGTTATCAAAATACGGCGATCCGTACTTCGCCGTCAGTTCGAACGCTAGATCATACAGCTCTTCGTACGTCGGCAAATCCGGATGCTTACCGTTGAATTCCTCATCCTCGCTCAGGAAATAAGGCTCGATCGCAATCTCCGGCTTCGGGAAGTTGAACGGCTTACCCCAGTAATCGCCCTGCAGCATCACGTTCATCAGCGCTTTGAACGCCAACCGCACCTCGCGCTCGAACTCGCCGTACGTCCGCAGCGGCACGGCCTCGCCGTCCCATACCTCGCCTTTATACACCACCGGCTTGTCCTTCCAGATCTTCGGCACACCCGGCGTGAGCTGCACCGACGAGAAGACCAACTGACCGCCGCGAGCAACCTGCATCTGCGTCATCTCGTACACGAACATCTGCATCAACTGCTCGATCGCTTCGTACGAAAGCCCCTCTAAATACGGCGCAATAAACGTAAGGAAATTAAAAAAGCCCTGACCGCCTGCGAAGTTGGTCTGGGCACTGCCCAAAATCTTCACGGCATGTAGAATAGCCACCTCTGGCTTCTTCGCCGGGCCCGCGACCGAGGCCTTTGTGCCCGAGCCGTCCGGCATCAACCCATAATAGAAAAAGTATCTGAGGTCCCAGTCCTGGCAGAACCCGCGCGTACCGAAATATTCGAGATCGTGGATATGCAAATCGCCACTGAGATGCGCGTCCGCGAGCTTCGGCGGTAAGAGCAGCAAATACTGCTCCTTACAGATCTTGTCCGCTTTCTTCTTGTGCGACGTCTCCGCATTCTCCTGCAGGTTCGCGTTCTCGTTCGCTTCAAACCCCTCCCCGATATCAATCAGATGCGCGTCATACACCGGCGTGCCCACTCGCGTGCAGACGTTCCGCCACTCCTGCTCGTGATACTCCTCCAGCAAAATCTGGTTCACGATCTCTCGCACTAACGCGCCCGAAAGCTGCGAGATGCCCATCATCTTTATCCGCTTCTCCGCCTCTTTCGCGATCTCACGCGCCGTCTCTTCATCGATCCCCGAATGCCCATAAAACTTCCCACTCAATTTCGTCTCACGCAAAAGCTGCTTTACTATCGATTCCTTATCCCACTCCAGCATGTGCCCA
This is a stretch of genomic DNA from Methanomicrobia archaeon. It encodes these proteins:
- a CDS encoding YeeE/YedE family protein, encoding MEYLMLERWSPYIVGIGIGILSWFAFLLSDKAIGCSTAYARTSGMIERLVRGNKVLEKQYYKKFAPVVDWEWMLVLGVVIGAFISANLGGTFHVLWVPSLWAASFGTNPVLRWLVALIGGILMGLGARWAGGCTSGHGISGTLQLAVSSWLAAICFFIGGIATAMLIFYVIG
- a CDS encoding MBL fold metallo-hydrolase; this encodes MIIHNFFVKGLAHNSYLLGGTKTCAIIDPRRDVEIYLDAAKAMNMDITHVLETHLHADFVSGHIELADRTGAPIYAPKSAKCAFDHVGLADGDSFEIEDMSLRVLETPGHTPEHISYVVADRSRGEDPVSLFCGDTLFVGDVGRPDLFPGRAQELASKLYDSLHEKLLALPDFCEVYPAHGAGSLCGRALGAKRTSTIGYERRYNAELQIADREEFITSLTTDMPPAPDHFSRCSAINRRGPTLIRDLPILAALEPKPFYARSKEDDTVVVGVRSYDSFGGQHVPGAFHIDFAGNFATFAGWVLPPDSDILLVTDSSEQAAEVVVWLRRVGLDEVVGYLEGGMFEWAKTGLPTSYVTQLSIDAFHKKITGERNLALVDVRSSSEYAGYHIKGAINIPVADLRTRYTEFDPSVPTFLICNTGHRSSLGVSILKQHGFEDVYNVAGGMTGYNAAGYGLECTVCTIPHGPRFPQGLTI
- the nrdD gene encoding anaerobic ribonucleoside-triphosphate reductase, whose protein sequence is MKRIFNVTNGTLQTTLDGMTLRFPKVRTSDGHMLEWDKESIVKQLLRETKLSGKFYGHSGIDEETAREIAKEAEKRIKMMGISQLSGALVREIVNQILLEEYHEQEWRNVCTRVGTPVYDAHLIDIGEGFEANENANLQENAETSHKKKADKICKEQYLLLLPPKLADAHLSGDLHIHDLEYFGTRGFCQDWDLRYFFYYGLMPDGSGTKASVAGPAKKPEVAILHAVKILGSAQTNFAGGQGFFNFLTFIAPYLEGLSYEAIEQLMQMFVYEMTQMQVARGGQLVFSSVQLTPGVPKIWKDKPVVYKGEVWDGEAVPLRTYGEFEREVRLAFKALMNVMLQGDYWGKPFNFPKPEIAIEPYFLSEDEEFNGKHPDLPTYEELYDLAFELTAKYGSPYFDNKIPEYRGAGEGVSCYQCCAYSFKTSPEDADFKDKMYFRNGAHFTMGGWQVITLNCPRAAYRADHDDDKLITELKRLMDCAVEVLKVKKSWMKQIIESGRMPFATQRPKDPHTGEKGTMAVHLDELVYIIGVVGINEMVQSHYGKQVHEDNGALRLAVRAMTEMELYAKELSEREGMTISFSRTPAETVVQRFAVADILNKEFRDKALSVVNGDVERALARIHETRDLPIYYTNGTHVPPNADVTLAERIKTEHIFFPIVDGGNIMHIFLGEGYPDPRGVKSLAMKIAENTQTGYYAFTKDMTVCKDCAHVTMGLMEACEKCNSDNLDYISRITGYLQAVSGWNEGKKQELMDRMRYGGNEVR
- a CDS encoding YeeE/YedE family protein, with product MLTKLHGKNKVQLVIGLLIGIAFGFLLQKGGVTDYNVIIGQLLLTDFTVVKIMLAASITGMLGVHLLRSLGLAQLHPKPGSIGASVIGGLIFGVGFAVLGYCPGTVAGAVGQGAFDALFGGIVGILIGSGLFAALYPQLQKSVLNKGDFGAITLPEVLKVNQWLIVIPVAIALTALLWWMEHVGL